One Salarias fasciatus chromosome 22, fSalaFa1.1, whole genome shotgun sequence DNA segment encodes these proteins:
- the dpm3 gene encoding dolichol-phosphate mannosyltransferase subunit 3 — protein sequence MTKLLQWLFGVSLVGLVWAVVTFDLLELSLPRPYREVAWPMPLYLLVSFGCYSLATVGYRVATFNDCEEAAKELQEQIKEAKEDLRRKGLKM from the coding sequence ATGACCAAGCTTCTGCAGTGGCTGTTCGGAGTGTCTCTGGTGGGCTTGGTCTGGGCGGTGGTCACCTTCgacctgctggagctgagccTGCCGCGGCCCTACAGAGAGGTGGCCTGGCCCATGCCTCTCTACCTGCTGGTGTCGTTTGGCTGCTACTCGCTGGCCACGGTGGGATACAGGGTGGCCACCTTCAACGACTGCGAGGAGGCGgcgaaggagctgcaggaacagATCAAAGAAGCCAAAGAGGACTTGAGAAGAAAGGGCTTGAAGATGTAG
- the efna1a gene encoding ephrin-A1a isoform X1, protein MDLVWIAGFAVSVCAWFASAERHSVFWNSSNPKFIWDDYAVEVKLNDYLDIVCPHYPQGEVPLLDAERYVLYMVEREDYETCRPQSYDQMRWECGHPFAPHAPEKFSEKFQRFTPFTLGKEFRQGESYYYISKPLHHHGQECLRLRVDVVAADGSQEARVAKGGTGGSAVGAGGGAHNPSNRLPAADDPVVILPDVQKSTRTNSAEAASSLSVLSLLLPFSLLLLLH, encoded by the exons ATGGATTTGGTTTGGATTGCGGGCTTCGCTGTGAGCGTCTGCGCCTGGTTTGCCTCAGCGGAGCGGCACAGCGTCTTCTGGAACAGCTCCAACCCAAA gTTCATCTGGGACGATTATGCTGTGGAGGTGAAGCTGAATGACTACCTGGACATCGTCTGCCCCCATTACCCCCAGGGCGAGGTGCCTTTGCTGGACGCCGAGCGCTACGTGCTCTACATGGTGGAGCGCGAGGACTACGAGACCTGCAGACCTCAGTCCTACGATCAGATGCGCTGGGAGTGCGGTCATCCCTTTGCTCCTCACGCGCCGGAGAAGTTCTCGGAAAAGTTTCAGCGCTTTACCCCGTTTACTCTGGGAAAGGAGTTCCGCCAAGGAGAAAGCTACTATTACATCT CCAAACCTTTGCACCACCATGGCCAGGAGTGTCTGAGGCTGAGGGTGGATGTTGTGGCTGCTGACG GCTCTCAAGAGGCCAGAGTGGCTAAAGGAGGCACAGGTGGGTCTGCAGTTGGAGCTGGGGGTGGGGCTCACAACCCGTCCAACAGACTTCCTGCAG CAGATGACCCAGTGGTAATCCTGCCAGACGTCCAGAAGAGCACCCGAACGAACTCTGCAGAGGCGGCCTCGTCCCTCTCGGTGCTCTCGTTGCTACTCccattttcactgctgcttttgttGCACTGA
- the efna1a gene encoding ephrin-A1a isoform X2 has translation MDLVWIAGFAVSVCAWFASAERHSVFWNSSNPKFIWDDYAVEVKLNDYLDIVCPHYPQGEVPLLDAERYVLYMVEREDYETCRPQSYDQMRWECGHPFAPHAPEKFSEKFQRFTPFTLGKEFRQGESYYYISKPLHHHGQECLRLRVDVVAADGSQEARVAKGGTGGSAVGAGGGAHNPSNRLPADDPVVILPDVQKSTRTNSAEAASSLSVLSLLLPFSLLLLLH, from the exons ATGGATTTGGTTTGGATTGCGGGCTTCGCTGTGAGCGTCTGCGCCTGGTTTGCCTCAGCGGAGCGGCACAGCGTCTTCTGGAACAGCTCCAACCCAAA gTTCATCTGGGACGATTATGCTGTGGAGGTGAAGCTGAATGACTACCTGGACATCGTCTGCCCCCATTACCCCCAGGGCGAGGTGCCTTTGCTGGACGCCGAGCGCTACGTGCTCTACATGGTGGAGCGCGAGGACTACGAGACCTGCAGACCTCAGTCCTACGATCAGATGCGCTGGGAGTGCGGTCATCCCTTTGCTCCTCACGCGCCGGAGAAGTTCTCGGAAAAGTTTCAGCGCTTTACCCCGTTTACTCTGGGAAAGGAGTTCCGCCAAGGAGAAAGCTACTATTACATCT CCAAACCTTTGCACCACCATGGCCAGGAGTGTCTGAGGCTGAGGGTGGATGTTGTGGCTGCTGACG GCTCTCAAGAGGCCAGAGTGGCTAAAGGAGGCACAGGTGGGTCTGCAGTTGGAGCTGGGGGTGGGGCTCACAACCCGTCCAACAGACTTCCTGCAG ATGACCCAGTGGTAATCCTGCCAGACGTCCAGAAGAGCACCCGAACGAACTCTGCAGAGGCGGCCTCGTCCCTCTCGGTGCTCTCGTTGCTACTCccattttcactgctgcttttgttGCACTGA